A genomic segment from Paenibacillus sp. FSL K6-1096 encodes:
- a CDS encoding spore germination protein has protein sequence MKQDLQELLARLGENGDLVVREFRLRGTHPAAMVFFSSLVNLEQVREHVLKPLIAPYPVQPELPGDSGSIIHYLWSTVVEVTQGTACADLAELPPAAVKGELILLIDGVPEALRMEMRQIEMRGVEQPQTEQVIRGPREGYVEKLENNLSLLRYRLQSTDLRIETSPLGTRTQSRVALCYIDGIADSSLVAEAMRRISLIHTDGILDAGYIEQFIEDQPLSPFPQVQSTERPDKTAAALLEGRVAVLVDGSPFALIVPALFNQFFQTVDDYTERFIMGSLIRMIRLIALAFSLFFPALYVSVISFNPELLPTDFAVAISGGRAGVPFPAVLEVLIMEVSMEVLREATIRLPQMIGGALSIVGVLVIGQAAVGAGLASPITVVIVALTTIGSFATPAYNAAIALRMLRFPLIILAGMFGLYGVMIGTILILNHLLYLESFGVPYMTPYIPGNWRDLRDTLVRAPLWWMRRRPSFLHPRDPDRLSAGVPSRKVDGILRQGDGTDD, from the coding sequence TTGAAGCAGGATCTGCAGGAGCTGCTGGCCCGGCTTGGGGAGAACGGTGACCTGGTGGTACGGGAATTCAGGCTTCGCGGAACCCATCCGGCTGCAATGGTGTTCTTCTCTTCCCTCGTTAACCTGGAGCAGGTGCGCGAGCATGTACTTAAGCCCTTAATAGCCCCGTACCCGGTACAGCCCGAGCTACCCGGAGACTCCGGCAGCATCATTCATTATCTCTGGAGCACGGTGGTCGAGGTTACCCAAGGCACAGCGTGTGCAGATCTGGCCGAGCTTCCTCCAGCCGCTGTGAAGGGCGAACTGATTCTGCTGATTGACGGCGTTCCCGAAGCGCTGCGCATGGAGATGCGCCAGATCGAGATGCGCGGCGTCGAGCAGCCGCAGACGGAGCAGGTCATCCGGGGGCCGCGCGAGGGCTATGTGGAGAAGCTGGAGAATAACCTCTCCCTGCTGCGCTACAGGCTGCAGAGCACCGACCTGCGGATCGAGACCAGTCCGCTGGGGACCCGCACCCAATCCAGGGTAGCTCTATGTTATATCGACGGCATTGCCGACAGCAGCCTGGTCGCCGAAGCCATGCGCCGCATTTCGCTGATTCATACCGACGGCATCCTCGATGCCGGATACATTGAGCAATTCATCGAGGACCAGCCGCTGTCTCCGTTCCCGCAGGTTCAGAGTACGGAACGGCCGGATAAGACGGCGGCTGCCCTGCTGGAAGGGCGGGTCGCGGTTCTCGTAGACGGCTCGCCCTTCGCCCTGATTGTTCCCGCCCTCTTCAACCAGTTCTTCCAGACCGTGGACGATTACACGGAGCGGTTCATTATGGGCAGCCTGATCCGCATGATCCGGCTGATTGCCCTGGCGTTCTCGCTGTTTTTCCCGGCGTTATATGTGTCTGTCATCTCATTTAATCCGGAGCTGCTGCCCACGGACTTTGCTGTAGCCATCTCCGGGGGAAGAGCCGGCGTGCCGTTCCCCGCAGTTCTGGAGGTGCTGATCATGGAGGTCTCTATGGAGGTGCTCCGGGAAGCAACGATCCGCCTCCCGCAGATGATCGGCGGGGCCTTGTCCATCGTGGGCGTGCTTGTAATCGGACAGGCGGCCGTAGGTGCAGGGCTGGCCAGCCCGATCACTGTGGTCATCGTGGCGCTGACGACGATCGGCTCATTCGCCACTCCGGCCTATAATGCCGCCATTGCCCTGCGGATGCTGCGCTTTCCGCTGATTATCCTGGCCGGAATGTTCGGCCTGTACGGAGTCATGATCGGCACCATTCTAATCCTGAACCATCTGCTGTATCTGGAATCCTTCGGGGTGCCGTATATGACCCCTTATATTCCGGGCAACTGGCGGGACTTAAGGGACACTCTGGTGCGTGCGCCGCTATGGTGGATGCGCCGCCGCCCAAGCTTTCTTCATCCCCGGGACCCGGACAGGCTGTCCGCCGGTGTCCCTTCCCGTAAGGTGGACGGAATTCTCAGACAGGGGGATGGAACCGATGACTAA
- a CDS encoding endospore germination permease, which translates to MTKPRQITTLRAAAVISSTIIGVGILSFPRYMAEAGGSSAPLIALTGVLISFISYWLLASLCQRFPGETLFGFSRRLLGAPLATLFTILILLMFIALTGLTVRQFGDVATTVLYKKTPIEATIILMLLIGMLSTRRSVVKFSYIHFFYLPLIVGSILVTVLISLKNVELLNLQPVLMPPSPRFWNGARQASYLFQSSFIIVLLIPFMEKPGHAVRAGALAIFMSGVIYMLIVIASVGMFGAEETKLLIYPTLEMARSSAFGEGFLERLDALFIIIWVISVFTTIYTTGYLSAYLLQKLLRLRDRRMASSALLPVMFIVSMLPSNVFETYRWSLHLGQAGMILIPGYSLLLWGVHLVRGYRKKESS; encoded by the coding sequence ATGACTAAACCGCGTCAGATCACAACCCTGCGCGCGGCTGCGGTGATCAGCAGCACGATTATCGGCGTGGGCATCCTGAGCTTTCCCCGTTACATGGCAGAAGCCGGCGGCAGCAGTGCTCCCTTAATCGCATTAACCGGCGTGCTGATCTCCTTCATAAGCTACTGGCTGCTGGCCTCCCTGTGCCAGCGTTTCCCCGGTGAGACCCTGTTTGGATTCAGCCGCCGGCTGCTCGGGGCGCCGCTTGCCACGCTGTTCACCATACTGATCCTGCTGATGTTCATTGCCCTGACCGGCCTTACTGTCCGCCAATTCGGGGATGTGGCGACGACAGTGCTGTATAAGAAAACACCGATTGAAGCAACGATTATCCTGATGCTGCTCATAGGAATGCTCTCCACCAGGCGCAGTGTGGTGAAGTTCTCCTATATTCATTTTTTCTACCTGCCACTGATTGTCGGCTCGATTCTGGTAACGGTTCTAATCTCGCTCAAAAATGTGGAGCTGCTCAATCTGCAGCCTGTCCTGATGCCGCCTTCCCCCCGATTCTGGAACGGCGCGCGGCAGGCCAGCTATCTGTTCCAGAGCTCCTTCATCATTGTGCTGCTGATTCCGTTCATGGAGAAGCCGGGTCATGCCGTGCGGGCAGGAGCGCTGGCTATATTCATGTCGGGGGTGATCTATATGCTGATTGTAATTGCCTCGGTCGGAATGTTCGGGGCAGAGGAGACCAAGCTGCTGATCTATCCCACGCTGGAGATGGCCCGCTCGTCGGCATTCGGCGAGGGATTCCTGGAGCGGCTGGATGCTCTCTTCATTATTATCTGGGTCATTTCGGTCTTCACGACCATTTACACCACCGGCTATCTCTCGGCTTATCTGCTGCAGAAGCTCCTGCGTCTGCGCGACCGGCGGATGGCCTCCAGCGCGCTGCTGCCCGTAATGTTCATCGTGTCCATGCTGCCCTCCAATGTCTTCGAGACCTACCGCTGGTCTCTTCATCTGGGCCAGGCCGGAATGATTCTGATCCCCGGCTACAGCCTGCTTTTATGGGGAGTCCATCTGGTCAGAGGTTATAGGAAGAAGGAATCTTCATGA
- a CDS encoding B12-binding domain-containing radical SAM protein: MRIVLATLNAKYIHTSLAIRLLKAYSEHEFQDILLAEYTIKDPAMNIVSDLYQKRPDVIGFSCYIWNIEETIKLVGILKQVLPDVKIVLGGPEVSYEPLYWMKREPGVDFIVNGDGEETFHHLLQEIRDDHKYHFVYGAAYRKGDELIVNPPRPKSDLNTLPSPHRFPEDLPELSKRIVYFETSRGCPFNCQFCLSSIEVGVRYYDIERVKSDLLYLIEGGAKVIKFLDRTFNINRNYAMEMFRFLIDNHQGCVFQFEITADIMRPEVLDFLAENAPPGVFRFEIGVQSTNDETNELVKRRQNFAKLSRTVMKIKASGNIDQHLDLIAGLPMEDYPTFRKTFNDVFAMEPEELQLGFLKMLRGTGLRAQAAKYDYTYMEHAPYEILSSHVMPFGDIIRLKRLEDVLEKYWNSHRLDHSVKYLIRHVFPSPFDFFQEFGDYWEARGWQKIGHQLEDLFTRLQEFLTDRGTPSMEIVTGLMKLDYFLGHKYKPRKIWWDGGLEKSDWAKYLKRIAGQPELISAKLAGAGLSERELQKFIALDVLPFRLDPVLESISGLRYDGEPGGEAEAQAEWAAGVGNTEGNSVAAAVLPAVTSVAAGSGAALPGPHPGAGEGRTLLIVLYQQDESQRAQYYTLPL; the protein is encoded by the coding sequence ATGAGAATCGTCCTGGCCACCTTAAACGCCAAGTATATTCATACCTCACTGGCCATCCGGCTGCTGAAGGCATATAGCGAGCATGAGTTCCAAGACATCCTGCTGGCGGAATATACGATCAAAGACCCTGCGATGAATATCGTATCCGACCTGTACCAGAAGCGGCCCGATGTGATCGGCTTCTCCTGTTATATCTGGAATATTGAGGAGACGATCAAGCTGGTCGGTATTCTCAAGCAGGTACTGCCTGACGTGAAGATTGTGCTGGGCGGGCCGGAGGTGTCCTATGAGCCGCTGTACTGGATGAAGCGCGAGCCTGGAGTGGACTTCATCGTCAACGGTGACGGGGAGGAGACCTTCCACCATCTGCTGCAGGAGATCCGGGATGATCACAAGTATCATTTCGTCTATGGCGCGGCCTACCGCAAGGGAGACGAGCTGATCGTTAACCCGCCCCGGCCCAAAAGCGATCTGAACACCCTGCCTTCCCCGCACCGCTTCCCGGAGGATCTGCCGGAGCTGAGCAAGCGGATTGTGTATTTTGAGACCAGCCGGGGTTGTCCGTTCAACTGCCAGTTCTGCCTGTCCAGCATTGAGGTGGGCGTGCGTTATTATGATATCGAGCGGGTGAAGTCTGATCTGCTCTACCTGATTGAAGGCGGGGCGAAGGTCATTAAGTTCCTGGACCGTACCTTCAATATCAACCGCAATTATGCAATGGAGATGTTCCGCTTCCTGATCGACAATCATCAGGGCTGCGTGTTCCAGTTCGAGATTACCGCCGATATTATGCGCCCCGAGGTGCTGGACTTCCTGGCCGAGAATGCTCCTCCGGGCGTTTTCCGCTTCGAGATCGGCGTTCAGTCTACTAACGATGAGACCAACGAGCTGGTCAAGCGCCGCCAGAACTTCGCCAAGCTGTCGCGTACCGTGATGAAGATCAAGGCGAGCGGCAACATCGACCAGCATCTCGATCTGATCGCAGGCCTGCCGATGGAGGATTATCCCACCTTCCGCAAGACGTTCAATGATGTATTCGCGATGGAGCCGGAGGAGCTGCAACTGGGCTTTCTCAAAATGCTCCGCGGCACCGGGCTCCGCGCCCAGGCTGCCAAATACGACTATACGTACATGGAGCATGCGCCGTATGAGATTCTCAGCAGCCATGTGATGCCGTTTGGCGATATTATCCGGCTCAAGCGGCTGGAGGATGTGCTGGAGAAGTACTGGAACAGCCACCGGCTGGACCATTCGGTCAAGTATCTGATCCGCCATGTGTTCCCGTCCCCGTTCGATTTCTTCCAGGAGTTCGGCGACTACTGGGAGGCGCGGGGCTGGCAGAAGATCGGGCATCAGCTGGAGGATCTGTTCACGCGCTTGCAGGAGTTTCTGACCGACCGGGGCACGCCATCGATGGAGATTGTAACGGGGCTGATGAAGCTGGACTACTTCCTGGGCCACAAGTACAAGCCGCGCAAAATCTGGTGGGACGGCGGCCTTGAGAAGTCGGATTGGGCCAAGTATCTGAAGCGGATTGCCGGACAGCCGGAGCTGATCTCGGCCAAGCTGGCCGGAGCAGGCCTAAGCGAGCGGGAGCTGCAAAAGTTCATCGCGCTCGATGTGCTGCCGTTCCGGCTCGATCCGGTGCTGGAATCCATCAGCGGGCTGCGCTATGACGGGGAGCCTGGCGGTGAGGCGGAGGCGCAGGCTGAATGGGCTGCCGGGGTGGGCAACACCGAAGGCAATTCAGTGGCTGCTGCCGTCCTTCCGGCTGTAACGTCGGTGGCCGCCGGGAGCGGAGCGGCTCTGCCGGGTCCGCACCCGGGAGCAGGTGAGGGCCGCACGCTGCTGATTGTCCTGTATCAGCAGGACGAGAGCCAGCGGGCGCAGTATTATACGCTGCCTTTGTAG
- a CDS encoding Ger(x)C family spore germination protein, with translation MNTRLPRMLALLIILSFAAPLLSGCWDQVEIEDRALVLGLSIDKIPAEQASQKDQVTHIRDDHLPSEMISVTAQIAVPGRVPLGPGTGGGGTGDGNTSPVWVVSVEGISLDDAMNNLQQQIADPRYLVHLRVIIISEEVARDSLQELNDYLRRNPEIRRRTWLLVAEGRASDFMDVNPPLQRVPTLYILSMMEKSVASGKFPRDYIGPFWSADSKWGQSPYLPYVALRNKDNILIKGLAYFSGGIMVGKTDPIEIGAFMAMQGMDPGGYSTLLHIQELGIVMTKTNERFTRTRSYIKDGKPHLSYEIFLEGDLDEHYDSSNPIDSPGKLHTIERNFEQQIQTVLKGLVKQTQRDHSDIFGMGEMIRSHHPAYWKEHIHSKDDWESLYSSVGVDIRLTLHIRRVGLKEK, from the coding sequence ATGAATACAAGGTTACCGAGAATGCTTGCCCTGCTCATCATACTGTCGTTTGCCGCTCCCCTGCTAAGCGGATGCTGGGACCAGGTTGAGATTGAGGACCGCGCGCTGGTTCTTGGCTTGTCCATCGACAAGATTCCTGCAGAGCAAGCCAGTCAGAAGGATCAGGTCACACACATCCGCGATGACCATCTGCCGTCCGAGATGATCAGTGTCACTGCGCAGATTGCCGTTCCGGGCAGAGTGCCGCTCGGCCCCGGCACCGGCGGCGGGGGTACAGGAGACGGTAACACCAGTCCCGTCTGGGTGGTCAGTGTGGAGGGGATTTCGCTTGACGATGCTATGAACAACCTTCAGCAGCAGATTGCGGACCCGCGTTACCTGGTCCATCTGCGGGTGATCATCATCAGCGAGGAGGTAGCCCGGGACAGCCTGCAGGAGCTGAATGATTATCTGCGGCGCAACCCGGAAATCCGCCGCCGGACCTGGCTGCTGGTCGCGGAGGGCCGCGCATCAGACTTCATGGACGTGAATCCGCCGCTGCAGCGTGTGCCCACACTCTATATTTTGTCGATGATGGAGAAATCGGTCGCCTCAGGCAAGTTCCCCCGTGATTATATCGGCCCCTTCTGGTCAGCGGATTCCAAATGGGGACAGAGCCCTTATCTGCCCTATGTCGCCCTGCGCAACAAGGATAATATCCTGATCAAGGGGCTGGCTTATTTCAGCGGGGGAATCATGGTTGGCAAGACCGACCCGATTGAAATTGGCGCCTTTATGGCGATGCAGGGCATGGACCCCGGGGGCTACTCCACCCTGCTGCATATCCAGGAACTGGGGATCGTTATGACCAAGACTAATGAACGCTTCACCCGGACCCGCAGCTACATCAAGGATGGCAAGCCGCATTTGTCCTATGAAATCTTCCTGGAGGGGGATCTGGATGAGCATTACGACAGCAGTAACCCTATTGATTCCCCCGGCAAGCTGCACACGATTGAACGGAATTTCGAGCAGCAGATCCAGACTGTACTGAAGGGGCTGGTGAAGCAGACCCAGCGGGATCATTCGGATATTTTTGGGATGGGTGAAATGATCAGAAGCCATCATCCGGCCTACTGGAAGGAGCATATTCACAGTAAGGACGACTGGGAGAGCCTATACAGCAGCGTCGGTGTAGATATTAGGCTGACCCTGCATATCCGCAGAGTGGGACTCAAGGAGAAATAA
- a CDS encoding GNAT family protein — MSQEQHITLFRYDEEHGERFKDQLLGFQLPAEQLQFTGLPEETLQDIEEDAGKEGVVIACGERAVGFFILHTGEGISNFFPDYTGAVLLRAFLMDYASQGRGFAKAAMLLLPDFVRRHYPEARQIVLAVNERNTAAGQLYLRAGFQDHGLRRSGSKGPQLILQHALSSGSVGDSGDE, encoded by the coding sequence TTGAGCCAAGAGCAGCACATAACATTGTTTAGGTACGATGAGGAGCACGGGGAACGATTCAAGGACCAGTTACTGGGCTTTCAGCTTCCGGCGGAGCAGTTGCAGTTCACCGGACTGCCGGAGGAGACGCTTCAGGATATCGAGGAGGATGCCGGTAAGGAGGGAGTGGTCATTGCCTGCGGAGAACGGGCGGTGGGCTTCTTCATCCTTCATACCGGTGAAGGCATCTCCAATTTCTTTCCCGACTATACCGGTGCAGTTCTGCTGCGCGCCTTCCTGATGGACTACGCCAGCCAAGGCCGCGGGTTCGCTAAAGCAGCGATGTTGCTGCTGCCGGATTTTGTCCGCCGCCACTACCCGGAAGCCCGTCAGATTGTGTTGGCTGTGAATGAACGCAATACCGCTGCCGGTCAGCTATATCTCCGCGCCGGATTTCAGGATCACGGCCTGCGGCGCAGCGGGAGTAAGGGACCACAGCTTATTTTGCAGCATGCACTGTCTAGCGGAAGTGTGGGGGATTCGGGCGATGAATAG
- the recQ gene encoding DNA helicase RecQ, with the protein MEMQGTIMEQAQAALQKYYGYPDFREGQKRIVKNLLEGRDTLGILPTGGGKSICYQVPALLQPGLTLVVSPLISLMKDQVDALTTAGIQAAYINSTLSGKEVNERIRAARRGELKLLYVAPERLELDWFRLEMADLNISCVAVDEAHCVSQWGHDFRTSYLAVAPFVEQLPERPILAAFTATATPEVMEDMVRLLRLREPGVFMTGLGRDNLAMSVLRGENKREFVLDYAAQHAHQPGIVYAATRKEVDDLYQRLQAAGIAAGRYHAGMNDQERADSQEGFLYDDIRVMVATNAFGMGIDKSNVRYVIHYNMPKNMEAYVQEAGRAGRDGEPSECILLFSAQDIMTQKFLIEQNPQDPERKANEYRKLQQMIDYCYTTRCLRSAQLDYFGEEHGDEPCGICSSCTDERELVDMTVDAQKIFSCIHRMRERFGVALVSSVLKGSRNQKVLQYGFEKLPTHGAMSGRSEKEITESINVLISEGYLALSEGQYPVVRLQPLAAEVLRGQRQVQQRVARTLVTSGTRDRSRSRRDHSPSAVNETVFEQLRLIRRELAGREHVPSYIIFNDATLREMSVACPQTESEMLRVKGVGEVKYRKYGKAFLEFFQNEM; encoded by the coding sequence ATGGAGATGCAAGGAACAATCATGGAACAGGCACAGGCTGCCCTGCAAAAATATTACGGCTATCCCGATTTCCGGGAAGGCCAGAAGCGAATTGTGAAGAATCTGCTGGAGGGCCGCGACACGCTGGGCATTCTGCCCACCGGAGGCGGCAAATCCATCTGTTATCAGGTTCCGGCGCTGCTGCAGCCGGGATTGACCCTGGTGGTCTCCCCGCTGATCTCGCTGATGAAGGATCAGGTGGATGCCTTGACTACGGCAGGCATTCAGGCCGCTTACATCAACAGTACTTTGAGCGGCAAGGAAGTGAACGAGCGTATCCGCGCTGCCCGCCGGGGGGAGCTGAAGCTGCTCTATGTCGCCCCTGAGCGGCTGGAGCTGGACTGGTTCCGCCTGGAAATGGCGGACCTGAATATCTCCTGCGTGGCGGTGGATGAGGCGCACTGCGTCTCGCAGTGGGGCCATGACTTCCGCACCAGCTATCTGGCGGTTGCCCCGTTCGTCGAGCAGCTGCCGGAGCGCCCGATTCTGGCTGCATTCACAGCAACAGCTACGCCGGAGGTCATGGAGGATATGGTCCGGCTGCTGCGCCTGCGCGAGCCGGGCGTGTTCATGACCGGACTGGGCCGCGATAATCTGGCGATGTCGGTGCTGCGCGGCGAGAACAAACGCGAATTCGTGCTAGATTATGCGGCGCAGCATGCCCATCAGCCGGGGATTGTCTATGCCGCCACCCGTAAGGAGGTGGACGACCTCTACCAGCGGCTTCAGGCGGCAGGCATCGCCGCCGGACGTTACCATGCCGGGATGAACGACCAGGAGCGCGCGGACAGCCAGGAGGGCTTCCTCTATGACGATATCCGCGTTATGGTGGCCACGAATGCCTTCGGGATGGGGATCGACAAGTCCAATGTCCGGTACGTTATTCATTACAATATGCCGAAGAATATGGAGGCCTATGTCCAGGAGGCCGGCCGCGCCGGGCGTGACGGCGAGCCGAGCGAGTGCATCCTGCTGTTCAGCGCGCAGGATATCATGACCCAGAAGTTCCTGATCGAGCAGAACCCGCAGGACCCGGAGCGCAAGGCGAACGAATACCGCAAGCTCCAGCAGATGATCGATTACTGCTATACGACCCGCTGCCTGCGCAGTGCGCAGCTGGACTATTTCGGCGAGGAGCACGGGGATGAGCCGTGCGGCATCTGCAGCTCCTGCACCGATGAGCGCGAGCTGGTGGATATGACGGTGGATGCGCAGAAGATCTTCTCCTGCATCCACCGGATGCGGGAGCGCTTCGGCGTGGCCCTGGTCTCCTCGGTGCTGAAGGGCTCGCGCAACCAGAAGGTGCTGCAGTACGGCTTCGAGAAGCTGCCGACCCACGGCGCGATGTCCGGCCGCAGCGAGAAGGAGATCACCGAGAGCATCAATGTGCTGATCTCGGAGGGGTATCTGGCCCTGTCCGAGGGCCAGTATCCGGTCGTCCGGCTGCAGCCGCTTGCGGCCGAGGTGCTGCGCGGCCAGCGCCAGGTGCAGCAGCGCGTGGCCCGGACGCTGGTGACCTCCGGCACGCGGGACCGCAGCCGCAGCCGCCGGGATCATTCCCCGTCGGCGGTCAACGAGACGGTGTTCGAGCAGCTGCGCCTGATCCGCCGCGAGCTGGCGGGGCGGGAGCATGTGCCGTCGTACATCATTTTCAATGATGCAACGCTGCGCGAGATGAGTGTGGCTTGTCCGCAGACAGAAAGCGAGATGCTGAGAGTGAAGGGTGTCGGGGAAGTGAAGTACCGGAAGTACGGCAAGGCGTTCCTGGAGTTTTTTCAAAATGAAATGTAA